The following are encoded in a window of Vigna unguiculata cultivar IT97K-499-35 chromosome 8, ASM411807v1, whole genome shotgun sequence genomic DNA:
- the LOC114193971 gene encoding mitochondrial substrate carrier family protein E-like — translation MSSSSRTYEESQPHPPQEIDWHMLDKSKFFFLGTALFSAVSAAIYPAVVLKTRQQMSAAEISCRHMSRSIMRYEGLRGFYRGFGTSLMGTIPARALYMSALEVTKSKVAAATVRWGFSDASATAIANAAGGVASAMAAQLVWTPVDVVSQRLMVQGVCYRNGFDAFRKILGVDGPRGFYRGFGVSIVTYAPSNAVWWASYSMVHKLIWGTLGSKKEGVSLGRDWRVVMGVQGLSAVMASGVCALVTMPLDTIKTRLQVLEAEEVSVVEVVRDLVREGGVLACYRGLGPRWVSMSVSAAAMITTYEFLKRVSAKNGDRLTLSSV, via the exons ATGAGTTCGAGTTCAAGAACGTACGAGGAATCGCAACCCCACCCGCCCCAAGAAATAGATTGGCACATGCTCGACAAGTCCAAGTTCTTCTTCCTAGGAACAGCGCTCTTCTCCGCCGTCTCCGCCGCCATCTACCCCGCCGTCGTTCTGAAGACACGTCAGCAAATGTCCGCCGCCGAAATCTCGTGCCGCCACATGTCGCGGTCCATCATGCGGTACGAGGGTCTCCGAGGTTTCTACCGAGGTTTCGGCACCTCCTTGATGGGAACAATCCCCGCACGCGCCCTTTACATGTCGGCGCTCGAAGTGACCAAGAGCAAAGTCGCCGCCGCCACCGTTCGATGGGGGTTCTCCGATGCCTCTGCCACTGCAATCGCTAATGCCGCCGGAGGAGTGGCTTCTGCCATGGCAGCACAGTTGGTGTGGACCCCAGTTGATGTTGTTAGCCAGAGGCTCATGGTACAAGGag TGTGCTACAGAAATGGGTTTGACGCATTCAGAAAAATTCTGGGTGTGGACGGTCCAAGAGGGTTCTACAGGGGGTTCGGGGTTTCGATCGTGACCTACGCTCCCTCCAACGCGGTATGGTGGGCTTCGTATTCGATGGTGCACAAGCTCATCTGGGGCACGTTGGgttcgaagaaggagggtgtgagcTTAGGACGCGATTGGAGGGTGGTGATGGGTGTGCAAGGGTTAAGTGCAGTTATGGCAAGTGGGGTTTGTGCATTAGTGACGATGCCACTGGATACGATAAAGACGAGGTTGCAGGTGTTGGAGGCAGAGGAAGTTAGTGTCGTTGAGGTGGTAAGGGATTTGGTGAGGGAAGGAGGGGTTTTGGCTTGTTACAGAGGGTTGGGACCAAGGTGGGTGTCCATGTCCGTTTCTGCAGCCGCCATGATTACTACCTATGAGTTCTTGAAACGTGTGTCGGCTAAGAATGGTGATAGATTAACACTGTCTTCAGTCTAg
- the LOC114193531 gene encoding 17.9 kDa class II heat shock protein-like, giving the protein MDFRVMGLESPLFHTLHRMMDMSEEGAGEKTHNAPTQTYMRDAKAMAATPADVKEYPNSYVFVVDMPGLKSGDIKVQVEDDNVLLISGERKREEEKEEKEGVKFLRMERRVGKFMRKFVLPENANTDAISAVCQDGVLSVTVQKLPPPQPKKPRTIEVKIA; this is encoded by the coding sequence ATGGATTTCAGAGTGATGGGTTTGGAATCTCCACTGTTCCACACGCTGCACCGCATGATGGACATGTCGGAGGAGGGTGCAGGGGAGAAGACACACAATGCTCCGACACAGACATACATGCGAGACGCGAAAGCAATGGCTGCAACACCTGCGGATGTGAAGGAATATCCCAATTCCTACGTGTTCGTGGTCGACATGCCGGGGTTGAAATCTGGTGACATAAAGGTTCAGGTTGAAGATGATAACGTGCTTTTGATTAGCGGGGAGAGAAAGagggaagaagagaaagaagagaaagaagggGTGAAGTTTCTGAGAATGGAACGGAGGGTTGGGAAATTCATGCGCAAGTTTGTTTTACCTGAAAATGCGAACACTGATGCGATCTCTGCTGTGTGTCAAGATGGTGTGCTTAGTGTTACTGTGCAGAAATTGCCTCCTCCTCAACCTAAGAAGCCTAGGACCATTGAAGTCAAGATTGCTTGA
- the LOC114193532 gene encoding 17.9 kDa class II heat shock protein-like, whose amino-acid sequence MDFRVMGLESPLFHTLHHMMDMSEERVGEKTQNAPTQTYVRDAKAIAATPADVKEYPNSYVFVVDMPGLKSGDIKVQVEDDNVLVISGERKREEEKEEKAGVKFLRMERRVGKLMRKFVLPENANTDAISAVCQDGVLSVTVQKLPPPEPKKPKTIEVKIA is encoded by the coding sequence ATGGATTTCAGAGTGATGGGTTTGGAATCTCCACTGTTTCACACGCTACATCACATGATGGACATGTCGGAGGAGCGTGTAGGGGAGAAGACACAGAATGCTCCGACACAGACATACGTGCGAGACGCGAAAGCGATAGCCGCAACACCTGCGGATGTGAAGGAATATCCCAATTCCTACGTGTTCGTGGTCGACATGCCAGGGTTGAAATCTGGTGACATAAAGGTTCAGGTTGAAGACGATAACGTGCTTGTGATTAGCGGGGAGAGAAAGagggaagaagagaaagaagagaaagcaGGGGTGAAGTTTCTGAGAATGGAACGAAGGGTTGGAAAATTGATGCGCAAGTTTGTTTTGCCTGAAAATGCGAACACTGATGCGATCTCTGCTGTGTGTCAAGATGGTGTGCTTAGTGTTACTGTGCAGAAATTGCCTCCTCCAGAACCTAAGAAGCCTAAGACCATTGAAGTCAAGATTGCTTGA
- the LOC114195456 gene encoding probable WRKY transcription factor 50, protein MTDNNPKPPPDTPDSDDFCNQWPFELSEYLQFDDNQWMQDDIPSFSSENVSNQVHQASNGSYFEGSSSRDTGERENRQVVRERFAFKTISEIEVLDDGYRWRKYGKKMVKNNPNPRNYYRCSVDGCAVKKRVERDKDDPRCVITTYEGNHTHPSSS, encoded by the exons ATGACAGACAACAATCCAAAACCACCACCTGATACACCCGACAGTGATGATTTCTGCAACCAGTGGCCTTTTGAGCTCTCTGAGTACTTGCAATTCGATGATAACCAGTGGATGCAGGATGATATCCCGTCTTTTTCTTCTGAGAATGTCTCAAACCAGGTTCATCAAGCCAGTAATGGAAGCTACTTTGAAGGGTCTTCTAGCA GAGATACTGGTGAACGTGAGAATCGGCAAGTTGTTAGAGAGAGATTTGCATTCAAAACAATTTCTGAGATTGAAGTGCTAGATGATGGATACAGATGGAGGAAGTACGGAAAGAAAATGGTGAAGAACAATCCCAATCCAAG GAATTACTATAGATGTTCAGTGGATGGGTGCGCTGTGAAGAAGAGAGTGGAGAGAGATAAAGATGACCCTAGGTGTGTAATAACAACCTACGAAGGCAACCACACTCATCCAAGTTCTTCCTAG
- the LOC114194244 gene encoding uncharacterized protein LOC114194244: MTCEGGPQVIVTDRDLALMNAVGIVFPECYHLLCRFHIQKNVQAKCKMLVNSVDAWDVVLQAWENVMDCEDELKFKECVHRLELVCQPWPVFFEYVNDSWIIPYKKFFVKAWTNKVMHLGNTTSNRRLVGNISRCALELLAPELERVKKIGFDSSRCGCILRQTYGLPCACELARYDPGIIPLQEIHVMWTRLSFSNVSSSQSEGQLSIQREVDLLLNLFKEVDIAGKVIIKHKLLDIVSLSMTSMLPPPSKVKTKGAAKSHRSKKSTKRDPSYFEHVDAFIESSRQDTCVAKTENKVKSKRVIEEKVIPMLEQFNPVFHPYILDVVDVVADGHCGYRCIAALLGMGEESWPLIRHDLYKELSQWRDEYATLVGGYDRLEELRKSLLVQSPSGANRDKWMTIPDMGYAIANRYNVILVCLSSVQNLTIFPLRTSPPISQSQH; encoded by the exons ATGACGTGCGAGGGTGGTCCACAAGTCATTGTAACTGATAGGGATCTTGCTCTAATGAATGCTGTTGGCATTGTGTTCCCTGAGTGTTATCATCTTCTATGCCGTTTCcacattcaaaaaaatgtgcagGCAAAGTGCAAAATGTTAGTAAATTCTGTTGACGCATGGGATGTTGTACTTCAAGCCTGGGAGAATGTCATGGACtgtgaagatgaattaaagtttaaggaGTGTGTTCATCGTCTTGAGCTTGTTTGCCAGCCGTGGCCTGTATTCTTTGAATATGTTAACGACTCGTGGATCATTCCTTACAAGAAATTCTTTGTGAAGGCATGGACGAACAAAGTTATGCATTTGGGGAATACAACATCAAACAG AAGATTAGTGGGAAATATTTCTAGATGTGCCTTAGAACTCCTTGCTCCAGAGTTGGAAAGAGTAAAGAAGATTGGATTCGATAGTAGTCGTTGTGGCTGCATTCTCAGACAAACTTATGGTCTACCATGTGCGTGTGAATTAGCACGATATGATCCTGGGATTATTCCTCTCCAAGAAATTCATGTCATGTGGACTAGGTTGAGCTTCTCCAATGTCTCGTCTTCACAATCTGAAGGGCAATTATCTATTCAGAGGGAGGTTGATCTACTGcttaatcttttcaaagaagttgATATTGCAGGAAAAGTgatcataaaacataaattacttgaCATAGTTAGCCTTTCCATGACATCGATGTTACCACCACCGAGTAAAGTTAAGACGAAAGGTGCAGCTAAGAGTCATAGATCAAAGAAGTCAACCAAACGTGATCCCTCCTATTTTGAGCATGTGGACGCCTTCATTGAGTCCTCAAGACAAGACACATGTGTtgcaaaaacagaaaacaaggTGAAGAGCAAACGTGTAATTGAAGAGAAAGTAATACCCATGCTAGAACAGTTCAATCCTGTTTTTCATCCTTATATACTCGATGTTGTCGATGTTGTGGCGGACGGTCATTGTGGATATAGATGCATTGCTGCATTGTTGGGTATGGGTGAGGAGTCGTGGCCTCTAATCAGACATGATCTATACAAAGAACTTAGCCAATGGCGAGATGAATATGCAACGTTAGTTGGAGGCTATGATCGTCTGGAAGAACTGAGAAAGTCTTTGCTAGTTCAATCACCATCAGGG gCTAATCGAGACAAGTGGATGACTATACCAGACATGGGGTATGCGATTGCTAATCGGTATAATGTAATCCTCGTGTGCTTGTCATCAGTTCAGAATTTGACTATATTCCCACTTCGTACATCCCCACCTATTTCGCAAAGTCAACATTGA
- the LOC114194245 gene encoding protein MAIN-LIKE 1-like codes for MVRTRGNISRRGSNDASESSRQGAARKRPTASARRRGHEANVVEDDIVENKVPDVPREDEKVIDNDGGGFPGGPYDTSLLTQYQDHVARMIWDGQDRAVKVVSHIKKVKKLGRPHPAVAPFVLASGLSPLCDILYEYIDLGLVLGFVERWHPETNTFHLPIGEMTITLDDVWSLLHVSISGNFCSTENLEYEDSVQILTTLLGVDRAMACVELNQSRGAQVRLSWLRDLYHSCYENEQWEFAARAYLLHLVGCTIFANKSATYVRTHYLELFRDLSTCRTYGWGVAALVHLYEQLGDASFANTKQLAGYLPLLQAWIYEHFPTLGRKQVRDTYVETEPRALRYVTGRAISAIADVRVQLDGLTYDGMIWNPYVAHRAARQLVTHGMFSGFLRVGTVVQRHLSERVLRQFGFIQPTPRPPSSVPMMDFEAIDDRWKKHEQFVVHLVVQAPAPFSCSDGYLQWFRRVSHPYILRGAEAD; via the exons ATGGTTAGGACACGAGGTAATATATCTAGACGTGGTTCAAATGATGCATCTGAGAGTTCCAGACAGGGGGCTGCACGGAAGAGACCGACAGCATCGGCTCGTAGAAGGGGTCATGAGGCTAATGTTGTTGAGGATGACATTGTTGAGAATAAGGTTCCTGACGTTCCTCGGGAGGATGAGAAGGTCATTGATAACGATGGTGGAGGATTTCCTGGTGGGCCATATGATACATCTTTATTGACGCAGTACCAGGATCATGTTGCACGCATGATATGGGATGGTCAG GATCGAGCTGTGAAAGTGGTCTcccatattaaaaaagttaagaaattagGACGTCCTCACCCTGCTGTTGCACCTTTTGTGTTAGCTTCTGGATTATCACCTTTGTGCGacattttatatgaatatatcgATCTTGGGTTAGTATTGGGTTTCGTGGAGAGATGGCATCCCGAGACTAATACTTTTCATTTACCCATTGGGGAGATGACCATCACTTTGGATGACGTATGGTCACTTCTTCATGTTTCCATCAGTGGAAACTTTTGCTCCACTGAAAATCTTGAATATGAAGATTCTGTTCAGATTTTGACAACACTTCTTGGTGTTGACCGGGCCATGGCATGTGTGGAGCTGAATCAAAGTCGGGGTGCACAGGTCCGACTGAGCTGGTTGAGAGACTTGTATCACAGCTGTTATGAAAACGAGCAATGGGAGTTTGCTGCACGTGCATATCTTTTGCACCTTGTAGGGTGCACGATATTTGCTAACAAAAGCGCCACGTATGTTCGTACACATTATCTGGAGCTATTTAGAGATCTCTCCACATGTCGTACATATGGTTGGGGAGTTGCTGCTCTTGTCCACTTATATGAGCAGCTAGGAGATGCCAGCTTTGCAAATACAAAGCAATTAGCTGGATATCTACCTCTTCTGCAG GCTTGGATATATGAGCACTTCCCTACATTGGGAAGGAAGCAAGTACGGGATACATATGTGGAGACCGAACCCCGTGCTCTACGTTATGTCACTGGACGTGCCATTTCCGCTATAGCTGATGTTAGAGTCCAGTTGGATGGCTTGACATATGATGGGATGATTTGGAACCCATATGTAGCACACAGAGCTGCTCGACAACTGGTAACACATGGCATGTTTTCTGGCTTCCTGAGGGTTGGGACCGTCGTACAACGTCATTTGTCGGAGCGTGTGTTGCGACAATTTGGCTTCATCCAGCCTACTCCACGACCGCCTAGTTCAGTTCCCATGATGGACTTTGAGGCTATTGATGATCGGTGGAAAAAGCACGAGCAGTTTGTTGTACATCTAGTGGTCCAAGCACCAGCTCCTTTTTCATGTTCAGATGGATATTTGCAGTGGTTTAGGAGAGTCTCCCATCCATACATTTTACGTGGAGCTGAGGCCGATTGA
- the LOC114194140 gene encoding protein PLASTID MOVEMENT IMPAIRED 1-RELATED 2 codes for MMKSMFECGNQDANVDDGDINWNNGHLLLQDIQEISKALYAPSRPSFSSVHNRSKSAGKARLSKSQVALTPGFLKDDMLSKDKKLSSAWNWKKPLKALTHIGDQKIKCCFNLHVHSIEGLPLSFDGIRLCVLWKRKGNILQTRPSRVIQGVGEFNETLSHGCSVYVSRAVSGHSLKYESKRFLVCAFIVGAPEHDIGSHQVDLTRLLPLTLAELGGDRSSGKWSTSFRLAGKAVGASLNVSFSYQIVKDELMQFGGDNLNVLNLINMKPGRPSSTSMDFGPGPFHSDGVISSREALMNSDSSLSKSISFLYQKLDEGNIHNSARADSEHFEPLKSQVTESESPQESKFEADDTEFSIIEQVETLEGDPLKTDDTIDLSTVEIINVDDIIKEDDISVDKNTSFDLIDDICTSCVNGTMASDSKIKCSSSCVSLTCIKDVDILPETSQFLEQEHYPNVKSNYKSHRMAKRSSSLDSITECIANDFLNMLAIESGSFGSSRDGDPHSPREKLLRQFEKEALASGNFTFDFNANEEELEEELETETLGHSYGDCTVESDLSLFIQAAEEEHARENQLLMQRRKAKILEDLETDSLMQLWGLNERDFENSPRTCSGGFGSPIELPSEESCMLPSIGQGLGSFVQIMGGGFLRSMSPSLFKNAKNCGNLITQASNPVVLPAEMGNDILDILQHLASDGVEELCHHIYKLFPLQDITGKSIEHISWEAITNKGTPGRQRAWQHDSFDEFHCNYLTDEGMSLDTVSIEAIAPMTVEKIESLLIDGLRVQSGMLYEEAPSYIRPQHANVGGRRANWKWFPSSERVDKIQLEDGGEDDDHGLMGLSITLDQWLRLDSGIIEGDQNSEQILKILQVHHSKITELLHDGGLKNAMDQVKTFGRKHGLLGNHLTVAYMIQLRNPLRNYEPVGAPMLVLTQVERINKYVMMQDDSNFLDKKEKGMENETFLNETSGEFLEDSNAKNESPRFGFKIREIHLSGVLNKTGRRQHWGTATQQQSGIRWLLASGMASTVKHSTSTSKAIVLSSPLFTKKLLNEDTLWSMSCVNENVHIRNPDIIFPS; via the exons ATGATGAAATCTATGTTTGAGTGTGGAAACCAAGATGCTAATGTTGATGATGGAGACATTAATTGGAATAATGGTCATCTCCTACTGCAAGACATTCAAGAAATAAGCAAAGCTCTTTATGCTCCTTCTAGGCCTTCCTTTTCTTCTGTCCATAATCGATCCAAATCTGCGGGAAAAGCCCGGTTGTCGAAATCTCAAGTTGCCTTAACCCCGGGATTTCTGAAGGATGATATGTTGTCTAAGGACAAGAAATTGTCTTCCGCGTGGAATTGGAAGAAGCCCTTGAAAGCTTTGACCCATATTGGTGATCAAAAGATCAAATGTTGCTTTAACCTTCATGTTCACTCAATTGAGGGTCTGCCTTTGAGTTTTGATGGCATTAGGCTCTGTGTGCTTTGGAAAAGGAAAGGCAACATTTTGCAGACTCGCCCCTCAAGGGTTATCCAGGGTGTTGGGGAGTTCAATGAAACTTTGAGTCATGGATGTTCTGTTTATGTTAGCCGCGCTGTGTCTGGTCACTCTCTCAAGTATGAGTCTAAGCGGTTCCTGGTTTGTGCCTTTATTGTGGGGGCACCTGAACATGACATAGGGAGCCATCAGGTGGATCTAACTAGGCTTTTACCTCTGACTTTGGCAGAGTTAGGGGGTGATAGAAGTTCAGGGAAATGGAGTACAAGTTTTAGGTTGGCAGGAAAAGCTGTGGGAGCTAGCCTAAATGTTAGTTTCAGCTATCAAATAGTGAAGGATGAGTTAATGCAATTTGGTGGTGATAATTTGAATGTTCTCAACCTTATTAATATGAAGCCAGGCAGGCCAAGCAGCACAAGTATGGATTTTGGTCCTGGCCCTTTTCATTCTGATGGTGTGATTTCATCCAGGGAAGCATTGATGAATTCTGACTCAAGTCTTTCCAAATCAATCAGTTTCCTTTATCAAAAACTTGATGAGGGGAACATCCATAATTCAGCACGGGCAGACTCAGAACATTTTGAACCACTTAAATCTCAAGTCACAGAATCAGAGTCACCTCAAGAATCAAAGTTTGAAGCTGATGACACTGAATTTTCCATTATAGAACAAGTAGAAACATTGGAAGGGGATCCCTTGAAAACTGATGACACAATTGATTTGTCAACAGTTGAAATAATTAACGTGGATGATATTATTAAGGAGGATGACATATCTGTTGACAAGAACACAAGTTTTGATTTAATAGATGACATATGCACTAGTTGTGTAAATGGGACCATGGCAAGTGACAGCAAAATTAAATGCAGTAGTTCGTGTGTCAGTTTAACTTGCATCAAGGATGTAGATATACTTCCTGAGACATCACAGTTTCTTGAGCAAGAGCACTACCCTAATgttaaatcaaattataaatcaCATAGAATGGCAAAAAGATCAAGTAGCTTGGATTCTATCACTGAATGTATTGCAAATGATTTCTTGAACATGCTGGCCATAGAGAGTGGTTCATTTGGCTCAAGCCGTGATGGGGATCCACATTCTCCCAGAGAGAAGCTTTTAAGACAGTTTGAAAAGGAGGCTCTAGCTTCAGGTAACTTTACATTTGATTTCAATGCAAACGAAGAGGAATTGGAAGAGGAATTGGAAACAGAGACACTTGGACATAGCTACGGGGACTGTACTGTGGAATCTGATTTGTCTTTATTTATTCAAGCTGCTGAAGAGGAGCATGCTAGGGAGAATCAGTTGTTAATGCAGAGAAGAAAGGCCAAAATTCTTGAAGACCTGGAGACAGATTCATTGATGCAACTCTGGGGTTTAAATGAAAGGGACTTTGAAAATTCTCCCAGAACTTGTTCTGGTGGGTTTGGAAGTCCTATTGAACTACCCAGTGAAGAATCATGCATGTTACCTTCAATTGGACAGGGACTTGGTTCATTTGTTCAAATTATGGGTGGAGGCTTCTTAAGGTCCATGAGTCCTTCCCTTTTCAAAAATGCTAAGAATTGTGGTAACCTCATCACTCAGGCTTCTAATCCTGTTGTTCTACCTGCAGAAATGGGTAATGATATACTGGATATACTGCAGCATTTGGCTTCTGATGGAGTTGAAGAGCTGTGTCATcatatctataaattatttcCTTTGCAAGATATCACTGGAAAATCCATTGAGCATATTTCGTGGGAAGCCATAACCAACAAAGGGACTCCTGGAAG GCAGAGGGCATGGCAGCATGATTCCTTTGATGAATTTCATTGTAACTATTTGACAGATGAAGGCATGAGCTTGGACACTGTATCTATAGAAGCAATAGCTCCAATGACTGTTGAGAAGATTGAATCCCTTTTAATAGACGGTTTGAGAGTGCAATCTGGCATGTTGTACGAGGAGGCACCATCTTATATCCGTCCCCAACATGCAAACGTCGGTGGCAGAAGAGCCAACTGGAAATGGTTTCCCTCATCAGAAAGAGTTGATAAAATCCAACTAGAAGATGGCGGAGAAGATGATGATCATGGATTGATGGGGCTATCAATAACATTAGATCAGTGGTTGAGATTGGATTCTGGCATTATTGAAGGAGATCAGAATTCAGAGCAAATTTTGAAGATCTTACAAGTACACCATTCTAAAATCACAGAGTTACTGCATGATGGAGGGTTGAAAAATGCCATGGACCAGGTAAAAACATTTGGCAGAAAGCATGGACTCTTGGGGAACCACCTAACGGTGGCTTATATGATCCAGCTTAGGAATCCTCTGCGAAATTATGAACCAGTTGGTGCACCAATGCTGGTTTTGACTCAGGTAGAAAGAATTAACAAATATGTAATGATGCAAGATGACAGCAATTTTCTGGATAAAAAGGAAAAGGGAATGGAGAATGAGACCTTTCTAAATGAAACAAGTGGCGAGTTTTTGGAAGATTCAAATGCCAAAAATGAATCACCTCGATTTGGATTTAAAATCAGAGAGATTCATCTTTCAGGTGTCCTTAACAAAACCGGAAGGAGGCAACATTGGGGTACTGCAACTCAGCAACAATCTGGAATCCGGTGGTTGCTTGCCAGTGGCATGGCTAGTACTGTCAAACATTCAACTTCAACATCAAAGGCAATTGTTTTGTCATCTCCACTGTTTACCAAGAAGTTGCTGAATGAGGATACGCTCTGGAGCATGTCTTGTGTTAATGAAAATGTACACATTCGGAACCCTGATATCATCTTCCCAAGTTGA